One window from the genome of Solea solea chromosome 2, fSolSol10.1, whole genome shotgun sequence encodes:
- the LOC131476544 gene encoding leucine-rich repeat flightless-interacting protein 1-like isoform X5, translating to MLVICFPALHSPGGRSLTSSFPPLSPPPLPSAVVQRYYGLDNKWGHIEKWMVSDDEEKMSVGSRGSFRPSDYSSFLSSSSRASSRASSARASPVVEDRSDRDFLDKGSRTASTLSTATLASLGGASSRRGSCDTSFSVETEASIREIKDSLVEAEEKYRRAMVSNVQLHSEKMALMYQVDTLREELNDMEEMLWEARRQCDVTAKEFERERQNHTVTQLTLKHMRDAEREKEELLTEVCELRGRSRTHRQEVSDLQEALQWKEKRIMALERHKDLCDVTGLKKEGVVSPDAAPNGELEKCTAQEACPGVRESMLGEAGAQRPAEDATGPQDERKDTTCPQDERKDATCPQDERKDATCRTFKCSVNLRTLQPENFTSTTQPGSAVAMVTAEDWVLPGRSKHNTRSESRPVPPQPQRELLLDYEEPDHPLPWKLKPDTASGSVEDLTQTCLSVDQQNPEEHGRTSRDDTDDEDGLGQSEDEDREGQNPQVLSRDLKSAGPQSPGEDKHVTFSGFSCSDGGDEPKNQEPDPRGPEEGEEVKNQRIYEEESPLVQKTNLELIFENQNQTPQSSAGSLFVHRGALKDWTGLDKMVQSILRQFLQNQSFVAEMRNRVPKLTGSVNWWIPEGQDMEMRTQAKVLDKQGLQDHTKPLADGDQTQDPSGTGSIIDREAAGRRSEVTFRTPASEDQRNQDPDLTPGFCCHRLVFVESYFAEPFESRAEDCGSDQDSVDLDHEPEEPAGSPAEGLQEEQHQTNCCLHHKSKVVFPVKNRKQKNDCDIL from the exons ATGTTGGTGA tttgttttcctgctctgcACAGTCCAGGTGGGCGGAGTCTAACTTCctcttttccccctctctctcctcctcccctcccctctgctGTGGTGCAGAGATATTATGGTCTGGATAATAAGTGGGGTCACATTGAAAAGTGGATG GTTTCTGATGACGAGGAGAAAATGTCTGTGGGAAGTCGTGGAAGCTTCAGG CCCTCAGATTACAGCAGCTTCCTGAGCTCCAGCTCTCGAGCTTCTTCCAGGGCGAGTTCAGCTCGAGCGAGTCCAGTG GTGGAGGACAGATCTGACAGAGACTTCCTGGACaaa GGCTCCAGGACCGCCTCCACTCTGTCCACTGCCACGCTGGCGTCTCTGGGCGGGGCCTCGTCTCGAAGAGGAAGCTGTGACACATCCTTCTCTGTGGAGACGGAGGCGTCCATCAGAGAAATCAAG GACTCTCTGGTGGAGGCGGAGGAGAAGTATCGTAGAGCCATGGTCTCTAACGTGCAGCTTCACAGCGAGAAGATGGCGCTCATGTATCAGGTGGACACTTTGAGGGAGGAGCTTAATGATATGGAGGAGATGTTGTGGGAGGCACGGCGACAGTGTGACGTCACCgccaag GAGTTTGAACGAGAACGACAAAATCACACTGTTACACAATTGACTCTGAAACACATGAGAGAcgctgagagagagaaggaggagctgctgact gaagtgtgtgagCTGCGTGGGAGGAGcagaacacacagacaggaagtgagtgacCTGCAGGAGGCGCTGCAGTGGAAGGAGAAGAGGATCATG GCCTTAGAGCGACACAAAGACCTCTGTGATGTCACCGGGCTGAAG AAAGAGGGTGTGGTCTCACCTGACGCCGCCCCCAATGGTGAATTGGAGAAGTGCACGGCTCAGGAGGCATGTCCTGGTGTCAGGGAGAGCATGCTGG GTGAAGCTGGAGCGCAGCGTCCAGCAGAGGACGCCACGGGTCCACAGGATGAGAGGAAGGACACCACGTGTCCACAGGACGAGAGGAAGGACGCCACGTGTCCACAGGATGAGAGGAAGGACGCCACCTGCAGGACATTTAAATGTTCAGTGAATCTCAGGACGCTTCAGCCCGAGAACTTCACATCCACAACCCAACCAGGATCTgcagttgccatggtaaccGCAGAGGACTGGGTCTTGCCAGGAAGAAGCAAACACAACACCAGATCAGAGTCCAGACCTGTTCCACCACAACCTCAGAGAGAACTCCTCCTGGACTACGAAGAACCTGACCATCCACTGCCATGGAAACTAAAACCAGACACGGCGTCCGGTTCCGTTGAAGACTTGACTCAAACGTGTCTGTCTGTCGATCAACAGAATCCAGAAGAACATGGAAGAACCAGTAGAGATGATACGGATGATGAAGACGGTTTGGGACAGTCTGAAGACGAAGACCGTGAAGGACAAAATCCTCAAGTTCTTAGTAGAGATTTGAAATCAGCAGGTCCTCAAAGTCCAGGAGAAGACAAACACGTGACCTTCAGTGGTTTCAGCTGCTCCGATGGTGGTGATGAACCCAAAAACCAGGAGCCTGATCCACGTGGaccagaggaaggagaggaggtgaagaacCAGAGGATTTATGAAGAAGAGTCTCCTCTGGTGCAGAAAACAAATCTAGAACTTATATTTGAAAATCAGAACCAAACACCACAGTCTTCAGCTGGATCTCTGTTTGTCCACAGGGGGGCACTGAAGGACTGGACTGGTCTGGACAAGATGGTTCAGAGCATCCTCAGGCAGTTTCTTCAGAATCAAAGTTTTGTGGCTGAGATGAGGAACCGTGTTCCTAAACTCACAGGATCTGTGAACTGGTGGATTCCTGAAGGACAAGACATGGAAATGAGAACCCAAGCCAAAGTTCTGGATAAGCAGGGTCTACAAGACCACACCAAACCATTAGCAGATGGAGATCAAACCCAGGATCCATCAGGTACTGGTTCCATCATTGACCGAGAAGCTGCAGgaagaaggtcagaggtcaccttCAGAACACCTGCTTCAGAAGATCAGAGGAACCAGGACCCTGACCTGACCCCGGGCTTCTGCTGCCACCGGTTAGTTTTTGTCGAGTCATACTTTGCTGAACCCTTTGAGAGCCGAGCAGAAGATTGTGGGTCAGATCAGGATTCAGTGGATCTGGATCATGAACCAGAGGAACCAGCAGGAAGTCCTGCTGAAGGTCTACAGGAAGAACAACATCAAACAAACTGTTGCCTTCATCACAAGTCAAAGGTTGTTTTTCCTGTGAAGAACAGGAAGCAGAAAAATGACTGTGACATTTTATAa
- the LOC131476544 gene encoding leucine-rich repeat flightless-interacting protein 1-like isoform X2, with protein MSAQGPGPGRKRIPNRDKLSAEDEALNQIIREAEARLAAKRAARAEAREIRMKELERREKERYYGLDNKWGHIEKWMVSDDEEKMSVGSRGSFRPSDYSSFLSSSSRASSRASSARASPVVEDRSDRDFLDKGSRTASTLSTATLASLGGASSRRGSCDTSFSVETEASIREIKDSLVEAEEKYRRAMVSNVQLHSEKMALMYQVDTLREELNDMEEMLWEARRQCDVTAKEFERERQNHTVTQLTLKHMRDAEREKEELLTEVCELRGRSRTHRQEVSDLQEALQWKEKRIMALERHKDLCDVTGLKKEGVVSPDAAPNGELEKCTAQEACPGVRESMLGEAGAQRPAEDATGPQDERKDTTCPQDERKDATCPQDERKDATCRTFKCSVNLRTLQPENFTSTTQPGSAVAMVTAEDWVLPGRSKHNTRSESRPVPPQPQRELLLDYEEPDHPLPWKLKPDTASGSVEDLTQTCLSVDQQNPEEHGRTSRDDTDDEDGLGQSEDEDREGQNPQVLSRDLKSAGPQSPGEDKHVTFSGFSCSDGGDEPKNQEPDPRGPEEGEEVKNQRIYEEESPLVQKTNLELIFENQNQTPQSSAGSLFVHRGALKDWTGLDKMVQSILRQFLQNQSFVAEMRNRVPKLTGSVNWWIPEGQDMEMRTQAKVLDKQGLQDHTKPLADGDQTQDPSGTGSIIDREAAGRRSEVTFRTPASEDQRNQDPDLTPGFCCHRLVFVESYFAEPFESRAEDCGSDQDSVDLDHEPEEPAGSPAEGLQEEQHQTNCCLHHKSKVVFPVKNRKQKNDCDIL; from the exons AGATATTATGGTCTGGATAATAAGTGGGGTCACATTGAAAAGTGGATG GTTTCTGATGACGAGGAGAAAATGTCTGTGGGAAGTCGTGGAAGCTTCAGG CCCTCAGATTACAGCAGCTTCCTGAGCTCCAGCTCTCGAGCTTCTTCCAGGGCGAGTTCAGCTCGAGCGAGTCCAGTG GTGGAGGACAGATCTGACAGAGACTTCCTGGACaaa GGCTCCAGGACCGCCTCCACTCTGTCCACTGCCACGCTGGCGTCTCTGGGCGGGGCCTCGTCTCGAAGAGGAAGCTGTGACACATCCTTCTCTGTGGAGACGGAGGCGTCCATCAGAGAAATCAAG GACTCTCTGGTGGAGGCGGAGGAGAAGTATCGTAGAGCCATGGTCTCTAACGTGCAGCTTCACAGCGAGAAGATGGCGCTCATGTATCAGGTGGACACTTTGAGGGAGGAGCTTAATGATATGGAGGAGATGTTGTGGGAGGCACGGCGACAGTGTGACGTCACCgccaag GAGTTTGAACGAGAACGACAAAATCACACTGTTACACAATTGACTCTGAAACACATGAGAGAcgctgagagagagaaggaggagctgctgact gaagtgtgtgagCTGCGTGGGAGGAGcagaacacacagacaggaagtgagtgacCTGCAGGAGGCGCTGCAGTGGAAGGAGAAGAGGATCATG GCCTTAGAGCGACACAAAGACCTCTGTGATGTCACCGGGCTGAAG AAAGAGGGTGTGGTCTCACCTGACGCCGCCCCCAATGGTGAATTGGAGAAGTGCACGGCTCAGGAGGCATGTCCTGGTGTCAGGGAGAGCATGCTGG GTGAAGCTGGAGCGCAGCGTCCAGCAGAGGACGCCACGGGTCCACAGGATGAGAGGAAGGACACCACGTGTCCACAGGACGAGAGGAAGGACGCCACGTGTCCACAGGATGAGAGGAAGGACGCCACCTGCAGGACATTTAAATGTTCAGTGAATCTCAGGACGCTTCAGCCCGAGAACTTCACATCCACAACCCAACCAGGATCTgcagttgccatggtaaccGCAGAGGACTGGGTCTTGCCAGGAAGAAGCAAACACAACACCAGATCAGAGTCCAGACCTGTTCCACCACAACCTCAGAGAGAACTCCTCCTGGACTACGAAGAACCTGACCATCCACTGCCATGGAAACTAAAACCAGACACGGCGTCCGGTTCCGTTGAAGACTTGACTCAAACGTGTCTGTCTGTCGATCAACAGAATCCAGAAGAACATGGAAGAACCAGTAGAGATGATACGGATGATGAAGACGGTTTGGGACAGTCTGAAGACGAAGACCGTGAAGGACAAAATCCTCAAGTTCTTAGTAGAGATTTGAAATCAGCAGGTCCTCAAAGTCCAGGAGAAGACAAACACGTGACCTTCAGTGGTTTCAGCTGCTCCGATGGTGGTGATGAACCCAAAAACCAGGAGCCTGATCCACGTGGaccagaggaaggagaggaggtgaagaacCAGAGGATTTATGAAGAAGAGTCTCCTCTGGTGCAGAAAACAAATCTAGAACTTATATTTGAAAATCAGAACCAAACACCACAGTCTTCAGCTGGATCTCTGTTTGTCCACAGGGGGGCACTGAAGGACTGGACTGGTCTGGACAAGATGGTTCAGAGCATCCTCAGGCAGTTTCTTCAGAATCAAAGTTTTGTGGCTGAGATGAGGAACCGTGTTCCTAAACTCACAGGATCTGTGAACTGGTGGATTCCTGAAGGACAAGACATGGAAATGAGAACCCAAGCCAAAGTTCTGGATAAGCAGGGTCTACAAGACCACACCAAACCATTAGCAGATGGAGATCAAACCCAGGATCCATCAGGTACTGGTTCCATCATTGACCGAGAAGCTGCAGgaagaaggtcagaggtcaccttCAGAACACCTGCTTCAGAAGATCAGAGGAACCAGGACCCTGACCTGACCCCGGGCTTCTGCTGCCACCGGTTAGTTTTTGTCGAGTCATACTTTGCTGAACCCTTTGAGAGCCGAGCAGAAGATTGTGGGTCAGATCAGGATTCAGTGGATCTGGATCATGAACCAGAGGAACCAGCAGGAAGTCCTGCTGAAGGTCTACAGGAAGAACAACATCAAACAAACTGTTGCCTTCATCACAAGTCAAAGGTTGTTTTTCCTGTGAAGAACAGGAAGCAGAAAAATGACTGTGACATTTTATAa
- the LOC131476544 gene encoding leucine-rich repeat flightless-interacting protein 1-like isoform X6, with translation MSAQGPGPGRKRIPNRDKLSAEDEALNQIIREAEARLAAKRAARAEAREIRMKELERREKERYYGLDNKWGHIEKWMVSDDEEKMSVGSRGSFRVEDRSDRDFLDKGSRTASTLSTATLASLGGASSRRGSCDTSFSVETEASIREIKDSLVEAEEKYRRAMVSNVQLHSEKMALMYQVDTLREELNDMEEMLWEARRQCDVTAKEFERERQNHTVTQLTLKHMRDAEREKEELLTEVCELRGRSRTHRQEVSDLQEALQWKEKRIMALERHKDLCDVTGLKKEGVVSPDAAPNGELEKCTAQEACPGVRESMLGEAGAQRPAEDATGPQDERKDTTCPQDERKDATCPQDERKDATCRTFKCSVNLRTLQPENFTSTTQPGSAVAMVTAEDWVLPGRSKHNTRSESRPVPPQPQRELLLDYEEPDHPLPWKLKPDTASGSVEDLTQTCLSVDQQNPEEHGRTSRDDTDDEDGLGQSEDEDREGQNPQVLSRDLKSAGPQSPGEDKHVTFSGFSCSDGGDEPKNQEPDPRGPEEGEEVKNQRIYEEESPLVQKTNLELIFENQNQTPQSSAGSLFVHRGALKDWTGLDKMVQSILRQFLQNQSFVAEMRNRVPKLTGSVNWWIPEGQDMEMRTQAKVLDKQGLQDHTKPLADGDQTQDPSGTGSIIDREAAGRRSEVTFRTPASEDQRNQDPDLTPGFCCHRLVFVESYFAEPFESRAEDCGSDQDSVDLDHEPEEPAGSPAEGLQEEQHQTNCCLHHKSKVVFPVKNRKQKNDCDIL, from the exons AGATATTATGGTCTGGATAATAAGTGGGGTCACATTGAAAAGTGGATG GTTTCTGATGACGAGGAGAAAATGTCTGTGGGAAGTCGTGGAAGCTTCAGG GTGGAGGACAGATCTGACAGAGACTTCCTGGACaaa GGCTCCAGGACCGCCTCCACTCTGTCCACTGCCACGCTGGCGTCTCTGGGCGGGGCCTCGTCTCGAAGAGGAAGCTGTGACACATCCTTCTCTGTGGAGACGGAGGCGTCCATCAGAGAAATCAAG GACTCTCTGGTGGAGGCGGAGGAGAAGTATCGTAGAGCCATGGTCTCTAACGTGCAGCTTCACAGCGAGAAGATGGCGCTCATGTATCAGGTGGACACTTTGAGGGAGGAGCTTAATGATATGGAGGAGATGTTGTGGGAGGCACGGCGACAGTGTGACGTCACCgccaag GAGTTTGAACGAGAACGACAAAATCACACTGTTACACAATTGACTCTGAAACACATGAGAGAcgctgagagagagaaggaggagctgctgact gaagtgtgtgagCTGCGTGGGAGGAGcagaacacacagacaggaagtgagtgacCTGCAGGAGGCGCTGCAGTGGAAGGAGAAGAGGATCATG GCCTTAGAGCGACACAAAGACCTCTGTGATGTCACCGGGCTGAAG AAAGAGGGTGTGGTCTCACCTGACGCCGCCCCCAATGGTGAATTGGAGAAGTGCACGGCTCAGGAGGCATGTCCTGGTGTCAGGGAGAGCATGCTGG GTGAAGCTGGAGCGCAGCGTCCAGCAGAGGACGCCACGGGTCCACAGGATGAGAGGAAGGACACCACGTGTCCACAGGACGAGAGGAAGGACGCCACGTGTCCACAGGATGAGAGGAAGGACGCCACCTGCAGGACATTTAAATGTTCAGTGAATCTCAGGACGCTTCAGCCCGAGAACTTCACATCCACAACCCAACCAGGATCTgcagttgccatggtaaccGCAGAGGACTGGGTCTTGCCAGGAAGAAGCAAACACAACACCAGATCAGAGTCCAGACCTGTTCCACCACAACCTCAGAGAGAACTCCTCCTGGACTACGAAGAACCTGACCATCCACTGCCATGGAAACTAAAACCAGACACGGCGTCCGGTTCCGTTGAAGACTTGACTCAAACGTGTCTGTCTGTCGATCAACAGAATCCAGAAGAACATGGAAGAACCAGTAGAGATGATACGGATGATGAAGACGGTTTGGGACAGTCTGAAGACGAAGACCGTGAAGGACAAAATCCTCAAGTTCTTAGTAGAGATTTGAAATCAGCAGGTCCTCAAAGTCCAGGAGAAGACAAACACGTGACCTTCAGTGGTTTCAGCTGCTCCGATGGTGGTGATGAACCCAAAAACCAGGAGCCTGATCCACGTGGaccagaggaaggagaggaggtgaagaacCAGAGGATTTATGAAGAAGAGTCTCCTCTGGTGCAGAAAACAAATCTAGAACTTATATTTGAAAATCAGAACCAAACACCACAGTCTTCAGCTGGATCTCTGTTTGTCCACAGGGGGGCACTGAAGGACTGGACTGGTCTGGACAAGATGGTTCAGAGCATCCTCAGGCAGTTTCTTCAGAATCAAAGTTTTGTGGCTGAGATGAGGAACCGTGTTCCTAAACTCACAGGATCTGTGAACTGGTGGATTCCTGAAGGACAAGACATGGAAATGAGAACCCAAGCCAAAGTTCTGGATAAGCAGGGTCTACAAGACCACACCAAACCATTAGCAGATGGAGATCAAACCCAGGATCCATCAGGTACTGGTTCCATCATTGACCGAGAAGCTGCAGgaagaaggtcagaggtcaccttCAGAACACCTGCTTCAGAAGATCAGAGGAACCAGGACCCTGACCTGACCCCGGGCTTCTGCTGCCACCGGTTAGTTTTTGTCGAGTCATACTTTGCTGAACCCTTTGAGAGCCGAGCAGAAGATTGTGGGTCAGATCAGGATTCAGTGGATCTGGATCATGAACCAGAGGAACCAGCAGGAAGTCCTGCTGAAGGTCTACAGGAAGAACAACATCAAACAAACTGTTGCCTTCATCACAAGTCAAAGGTTGTTTTTCCTGTGAAGAACAGGAAGCAGAAAAATGACTGTGACATTTTATAa
- the LOC131476544 gene encoding leucine-rich repeat flightless-interacting protein 1-like isoform X3, with product MSAQGPGPGRKRIPNRDKLSAEDEALNQIIREAEARLAAKRAARAEAREIRMKELERREKERYYGLDNKWGHIEKWMEDSERYSRPSRRLTSVSDDEEKMSVGSRGSFRVEDRSDRDFLDKGSRTASTLSTATLASLGGASSRRGSCDTSFSVETEASIREIKDSLVEAEEKYRRAMVSNVQLHSEKMALMYQVDTLREELNDMEEMLWEARRQCDVTAKEFERERQNHTVTQLTLKHMRDAEREKEELLTEVCELRGRSRTHRQEVSDLQEALQWKEKRIMALERHKDLCDVTGLKKEGVVSPDAAPNGELEKCTAQEACPGVRESMLGEAGAQRPAEDATGPQDERKDTTCPQDERKDATCPQDERKDATCRTFKCSVNLRTLQPENFTSTTQPGSAVAMVTAEDWVLPGRSKHNTRSESRPVPPQPQRELLLDYEEPDHPLPWKLKPDTASGSVEDLTQTCLSVDQQNPEEHGRTSRDDTDDEDGLGQSEDEDREGQNPQVLSRDLKSAGPQSPGEDKHVTFSGFSCSDGGDEPKNQEPDPRGPEEGEEVKNQRIYEEESPLVQKTNLELIFENQNQTPQSSAGSLFVHRGALKDWTGLDKMVQSILRQFLQNQSFVAEMRNRVPKLTGSVNWWIPEGQDMEMRTQAKVLDKQGLQDHTKPLADGDQTQDPSGTGSIIDREAAGRRSEVTFRTPASEDQRNQDPDLTPGFCCHRLVFVESYFAEPFESRAEDCGSDQDSVDLDHEPEEPAGSPAEGLQEEQHQTNCCLHHKSKVVFPVKNRKQKNDCDIL from the exons AGATATTATGGTCTGGATAATAAGTGGGGTCACATTGAAAAGTGGATG gaGGACAGTGAGCGTTACTCTCGTCCCTCTCGGAGACTCACCTCG GTTTCTGATGACGAGGAGAAAATGTCTGTGGGAAGTCGTGGAAGCTTCAGG GTGGAGGACAGATCTGACAGAGACTTCCTGGACaaa GGCTCCAGGACCGCCTCCACTCTGTCCACTGCCACGCTGGCGTCTCTGGGCGGGGCCTCGTCTCGAAGAGGAAGCTGTGACACATCCTTCTCTGTGGAGACGGAGGCGTCCATCAGAGAAATCAAG GACTCTCTGGTGGAGGCGGAGGAGAAGTATCGTAGAGCCATGGTCTCTAACGTGCAGCTTCACAGCGAGAAGATGGCGCTCATGTATCAGGTGGACACTTTGAGGGAGGAGCTTAATGATATGGAGGAGATGTTGTGGGAGGCACGGCGACAGTGTGACGTCACCgccaag GAGTTTGAACGAGAACGACAAAATCACACTGTTACACAATTGACTCTGAAACACATGAGAGAcgctgagagagagaaggaggagctgctgact gaagtgtgtgagCTGCGTGGGAGGAGcagaacacacagacaggaagtgagtgacCTGCAGGAGGCGCTGCAGTGGAAGGAGAAGAGGATCATG GCCTTAGAGCGACACAAAGACCTCTGTGATGTCACCGGGCTGAAG AAAGAGGGTGTGGTCTCACCTGACGCCGCCCCCAATGGTGAATTGGAGAAGTGCACGGCTCAGGAGGCATGTCCTGGTGTCAGGGAGAGCATGCTGG GTGAAGCTGGAGCGCAGCGTCCAGCAGAGGACGCCACGGGTCCACAGGATGAGAGGAAGGACACCACGTGTCCACAGGACGAGAGGAAGGACGCCACGTGTCCACAGGATGAGAGGAAGGACGCCACCTGCAGGACATTTAAATGTTCAGTGAATCTCAGGACGCTTCAGCCCGAGAACTTCACATCCACAACCCAACCAGGATCTgcagttgccatggtaaccGCAGAGGACTGGGTCTTGCCAGGAAGAAGCAAACACAACACCAGATCAGAGTCCAGACCTGTTCCACCACAACCTCAGAGAGAACTCCTCCTGGACTACGAAGAACCTGACCATCCACTGCCATGGAAACTAAAACCAGACACGGCGTCCGGTTCCGTTGAAGACTTGACTCAAACGTGTCTGTCTGTCGATCAACAGAATCCAGAAGAACATGGAAGAACCAGTAGAGATGATACGGATGATGAAGACGGTTTGGGACAGTCTGAAGACGAAGACCGTGAAGGACAAAATCCTCAAGTTCTTAGTAGAGATTTGAAATCAGCAGGTCCTCAAAGTCCAGGAGAAGACAAACACGTGACCTTCAGTGGTTTCAGCTGCTCCGATGGTGGTGATGAACCCAAAAACCAGGAGCCTGATCCACGTGGaccagaggaaggagaggaggtgaagaacCAGAGGATTTATGAAGAAGAGTCTCCTCTGGTGCAGAAAACAAATCTAGAACTTATATTTGAAAATCAGAACCAAACACCACAGTCTTCAGCTGGATCTCTGTTTGTCCACAGGGGGGCACTGAAGGACTGGACTGGTCTGGACAAGATGGTTCAGAGCATCCTCAGGCAGTTTCTTCAGAATCAAAGTTTTGTGGCTGAGATGAGGAACCGTGTTCCTAAACTCACAGGATCTGTGAACTGGTGGATTCCTGAAGGACAAGACATGGAAATGAGAACCCAAGCCAAAGTTCTGGATAAGCAGGGTCTACAAGACCACACCAAACCATTAGCAGATGGAGATCAAACCCAGGATCCATCAGGTACTGGTTCCATCATTGACCGAGAAGCTGCAGgaagaaggtcagaggtcaccttCAGAACACCTGCTTCAGAAGATCAGAGGAACCAGGACCCTGACCTGACCCCGGGCTTCTGCTGCCACCGGTTAGTTTTTGTCGAGTCATACTTTGCTGAACCCTTTGAGAGCCGAGCAGAAGATTGTGGGTCAGATCAGGATTCAGTGGATCTGGATCATGAACCAGAGGAACCAGCAGGAAGTCCTGCTGAAGGTCTACAGGAAGAACAACATCAAACAAACTGTTGCCTTCATCACAAGTCAAAGGTTGTTTTTCCTGTGAAGAACAGGAAGCAGAAAAATGACTGTGACATTTTATAa